The Solicola gregarius DNA window CTCGTGTTGATGATCGGTGCGGCGAGCGCCGGCCAGCGTTCGTCGTCGACACCGAGCAGGTCGCACACGATCGCCGCGATCACACCACCCGACGTGACCACAACCGCCTTGTCGTCGGCGTCGAAGCGTCCGAGCAGACCCGCGAACGCGTCGCCGACCCGCGCCCGGAACTGACGGTAGGTCTCGCGGTACGTACGGGAGCCGTCGGCGGTGATCCAGCGACGCAGCCCTTCGCCGAACATCTGCTCCATGGCGGACGCGTCGAGGTCCGGCAGGCTGCCGTCGGCACCGATCGACTCGGCGAACACGTCGACATGGTCGAACTCCTCGAGACCGTCGACGACGTCGTACGGAGGCGCGGCGCCGTACCCGACCCGGATCTCGTCGGCCGTCTCGCGGTGCCGGCGCATCCGCCCGCTCACCAGCTGAGTCGGCTCGAACCCGGACGTACGCCAGGAAGCGCCGAGACTGCGCGCCTGCGCATGGCCGTGCTCGGACAGCACGTCGTAGTCGGCCGCACCCCACGACGCTTGTCCGTGACGGACGAGTACGACCAGCGACATCAGCCGTCACCCTCGCGGGCGACCATCTTCGCCGACTCGCGGAGCATGATCGCGTCGTACAGGGGACGCGCGAGTCGCTTCGCGTAGTACCCGATCCGACCGTCGCGGTCGGTGAGGATGACATGCCGGCGCGCGTCGACTCCCGCGAGCACGCGGCCCGCGATCGTGTCCGCCGATCGCGGCGACTCGTCGATCAGCCGCTGCGCGGACGCCCGGGAGTCGGGGTCGTTGCCGCGCAAGGAGGCCGCCAGGTTGGTCCGGAAGAACGACGGGCACACGACGGAGACGTCGACGCCGTACGGCGCGAGCTCGTAGTGCAGCGTCTCGCTCAGCGCGACGACGCCGGCCTTGACCGAGTTGTACTCCGACATCCGCGGCGGATGGACGAGCCCGGCCGCCGATGCGACGTTGACGACGTGACCCGCGCGCTGGCCCTTCAGCATCGGCGTGAACGTACGACAGCCGCGTACGACTCCGAGCAGGTTGATGTCGACGATCCACTGCCACTGATCCATCGTGGTGAGCTCGAGCCGACCGCCTGCGGCGACCCCGGCGTTGTTGACGAGGAGGTCGAGACCGTGCCACTCGTCGCGTACCCACTCGAGGGTGTCGTCCCAGTCGGCGTCCGCGCGTACGTCGAGCCGGCGATAGGCAACGCCCGGCACGTCGTCGAGTGAAGCGGGCCGGTCGTCGGCGAGATCGGTCGCGAGCACCCGGGCACCTCGGCGGACGAACTGGCGAACGAGGGCAAGTCCGAGCCCGGATGCGGCGCCGGTCACCACGACACGGTCATTGCTTCGAATCGTCACACCCGGAGCCTAAGAGGTCAGGCACAGCGACGGGTTGCTGGGCTCGCGAGCACCTCTACGCATGCGAGAGGATCTCGTGGCACCGACCGTGCAGGTACTCGACCGTGGCGCCGAAACCGGCGAAGTCGGGGTTCGAGGTCTGACCGAGGTGGTAGCGGTAGTAGATCTGCTGCAGGATCACCGCGAGCCGGAAGGTACCGAACACCTCGTAGAACGGCCAGGCGTCGGGCGACAGGTCCATTCGCAGGCAGTAGTACTCGAACACGTCGGCGCGCGTCGGCATCCCCGGCAGGTGCGTCGGCTGCTTACGCAGCGCGAGCATGCCGGGCGGGTCGTCGGCCTGGACCCAGTACGCGAGCGCGCACGCGACGTCCATCAGCGGGTCTCCGACGGTCGACATCTCCCAGTCGAGCACCGCGCGCACCTTGGTCAGGCTCTCGTCGAGCACCAGGTTGTCGAACCGGAAGTCGTTGTGGATCACGCAGCTGTCGACGTCCGGAGGCTGTAGGCGTTCCAGCCAGCTGGTGATCGCACCGAAGTCGGGTGCACCGGGAGTCAGCGCGTTGCGATAGCGGTCGGTCCATCCGCGGAGCTGCCGCGCGACGTAACCGTCGCCGCGCCCGAGCTCGCTCAGCCCGACCTCGTCGGGATCGACCCGGTGCAGGTCGACGAACCGGTCGACGAACACGCTGGCGAGCTCACCGGCGTCGTCGCGCGACAACATGTAGCCCTCGGGCAGGTTGGCCCGCGGAATGACGCCGGGCACGCGCTCCATCACGTAGAACTGTGAGCCGATGACGTTCTCGTCGGTGCAGAGCGCGATCATCTCCGGAACGTACGAGAACGCCGGTTTCAGCCGGTGCTGCACGGTGTACTCACGCACCATGTCGTGCGCACCGCGCGCCTTCGCGCCGGTGGGCGGGCGCCGCAGGATCAACGACCCGTCCGGGTACCCGAGCAGGTACGTGAGGTTCGACGCGCCGCCCCGGTACTGCTCGACGCTCGGCGTACCGGTGATGCCGACCTCGTCGCCGAGCCACCCGGCGACGGCGGACACGTCGAAGGCGTCCTCACGGCGAACAGCGGTGCGTTCGGTGGTCATCCCGTCATCTTCGCAGCGTTCGCCCGAGTTCGCCCGCCACGGGTGCGACGGCGGGTCGCACCGTCGTGGGTGGCACTCAGAGCATGCCGACGAACTGGCTCACGTGGTACGCCTCGGTCGTCCACTTCGACACCATCAGGTGCAGGTTGCCGGGTCCGGAGTTCGACCACGGGTGGATGAACCCGCCGTACAGGTAGGGCTCCTGCGCGAACGTCACCTGCACCACTTCGGGCGACCACGGCTTGTCCGGGCCCTCGGCGGTACGCGTGACGATCGCCGTGTCGCCCTCGCGCAGGTAGGACATCGCCCACGTACCGTCCTGGAGCTTGCGTACCGACGGCTCGCCCATCGAGCCCTCCAGGATCGGCGTACACGGGTTGTTCCAGTCCCACTTGCCGTTGGCGTAGCCCCAGCCCTGGTACGCGCCCTGGTCGAACATCGCGTCCCACGGCACCCGCCGCAGCATCATCGGGCCGACCTGGCGGCCGGGAGCGACCGAGAAGATGTAGACGTACCCGTCGTCGCCGCGCTGCATGGTCCACATCTGGAACGGGTCGTTGTTCGCGTCGTTGTTCCACCAGACGTACGGCGTCCGGGTGAAGTGGTTGCCGCTGTCGGTGGAGTGGGCGATCCCCGCGTAGTTCGTACGCCAGCGGGGCACGCCTTGGTCGTACCACTCGCGGATGCTCATGTACGAGATGATCTGGTCGCCGGTCTCGGGGAAGCTGATCCCGTCGTTGGGGATCACCGTGAACTCGGGGGTGCCCGCGCCGTCGTCGGTCTTGTGCCCGTTGTACATGATCTCGGGCGCGAGCCCGTCGCCTGCGACTCCGGCTGCGTTGTCGAAGACGATGCCGCCGGGGCTCCCCGGTTGACTTGCCGAGCGCAGCATCACCGGCGACCGCCAGTCCGGCCCGCCGGGAAGGGCCGAGCTGAACGTGTCGCCGAACAGGTAGCCGATCGAGCCGTTCTCGAGCACGTACGGTATGCCGAGGTCGGTGCCGACGACCCGCCAGCGCCGGTCGGGATCCTTGCCGACTCCGGTGATGGTCTGTTTGTAGACCGCGGCCGCACCGGCGCTCGGCAGCATCCCCTGCGGAAGTGCAGTGGTCCCGAGCGCAGCACCGAGGCCGAGACCGGTGGAGGTGGAGAGGAAAGCTCGACGGCTCAGTGCCATGGCAGTGTCCTTCTGTCCGGTGCGCCGCGATGCGCGCTTCGAACGCTAGCCCCGCCGACCCAGGTCGGGCCCTCCGTCGGCAGAGGGTCACCGTCCGGTGCGGCGCCGGTAGTAGCCGACCGTCAGCGCGGCGAGGAACGGTCCCCACAACACGAGCGGGAGGTACGCGATGCTGGCGACGGCGAACTGGTAGTCGTACTGGGCGAACGGGCTGTAGGAGGGGACGTCTCCCCATTGGATGGTCTTCGTGAAGACCGCGGTGAGCGCGGCCCAGCCCCAGAGCAGGGTGAGCACCACCGACCCGAGGGCAGCGGGAACGACGGCGAGACTGATCGGCACGCGGCGTCCACGCAGCCCGGGCAGCCAGCGGGGAAACACCTCACCCCACCGTGCGACCAGACCGATCGCTGTGAAGGCGAGCAGCTCGGAACCGATCGACAGCAAGACGACGTACAGCTCGATCGGGATCCACTCCGGGAGGTTGCCGTTGACGTCCGCTCCGGCGGGCGCCTCGTCCATCAGCGGTACATGAAGTGCGACGGTGAGTATCCGCCAGATGCTGCTCGGCAGGACCAGGAACGGGACCGCGTATGCGAGCAGCAGCGTCCGCCGGGGCACGCCGACGGCAGGCTCGTGTGCCGACCGCCACGCGGTGCGCAGCGGGCCTCTGGACGCGGTTCCGGTCGTCAGAACGTTCGTATCGCTTGACATGTGGCCGAATCTCGCATCGCGCGTGCCGCGAGAGATCGTCCGCTGAGGCGAACCGGGTCACTCCCGCGAGGGACGTGAGGTCAGGCGGACAGCACGCCGCGGTACACGTCGAGGGTCTGCTCGGCGACCGCCTCCCAGCTGAAGAGCTCGTACGCACGGCGTCGCCCGGCCTTTCCGTACGCGGTCGCGCGTTCGGGATCGGACAGCGCATCGGCCAGTACGGCGGCAAGGTCGCGCTCGAAGGCCGTGGGGTCGACCGGCGCCCCCGTGCCGTCGTCGAGCTGCTCGATCGGCACCAGCCACCCCGTCTCGCCGTCCGCGACCACCTCGGGGATACCGCCGGTAGCCGTCGCGACCACGGCGGTCTCGCATGCCATCGCCTCGAGGTTGACGATGCCGAGCGGCTCGTACACGGAGGGGCAGACGAACACGGTCGCTGCAGACAGCATGGCGACGACGTCGTGGCGGGCGAGGAGCTGCGGTATCCACACGATCCGGTCGTGCGTCGCGCGCAGCTCGGCGACCAGCGCCTCGACCTCTCGCTCGACCTCGCGGGTGTCGGCGGCGCCCGCGCAGAGCACCAGCTGCGTATCGCGCGGGAGCAGTCGTGCGGCGCGAAGCAGGTGCGGCAGACCCTTCTGCCGGGTCACCCGGCCGACGTACACGATGCTCGGCAGGTCGGGATCGGCGCCCAACGCACGCACCCGCGCCCGATCCGGGTGCGGCGCCCAGTCGTCGGTGTCGATGCCGTTGCGCACGACGGCGACGGCATCAGGGTCGATCGACGGGTAACACCGCAGAACGTCGGC harbors:
- a CDS encoding histidine phosphatase family protein is translated as MSLVVLVRHGQASWGAADYDVLSEHGHAQARSLGASWRTSGFEPTQLVSGRMRRHRETADEIRVGYGAAPPYDVVDGLEEFDHVDVFAESIGADGSLPDLDASAMEQMFGEGLRRWITADGSRTYRETYRQFRARVGDAFAGLLGRFDADDKAVVVTSGGVIAAIVCDLLGVDDERWPALAAPIINTSTHKVLVRDARPMLVSFNEHAHLATADITYA
- a CDS encoding SDR family NAD(P)-dependent oxidoreductase — encoded protein: MTIRSNDRVVVTGAASGLGLALVRQFVRRGARVLATDLADDRPASLDDVPGVAYRRLDVRADADWDDTLEWVRDEWHGLDLLVNNAGVAAGGRLELTTMDQWQWIVDINLLGVVRGCRTFTPMLKGQRAGHVVNVASAAGLVHPPRMSEYNSVKAGVVALSETLHYELAPYGVDVSVVCPSFFRTNLAASLRGNDPDSRASAQRLIDESPRSADTIAGRVLAGVDARRHVILTDRDGRIGYYAKRLARPLYDAIMLRESAKMVAREGDG
- a CDS encoding phosphotransferase family protein, whose amino-acid sequence is MTTERTAVRREDAFDVSAVAGWLGDEVGITGTPSVEQYRGGASNLTYLLGYPDGSLILRRPPTGAKARGAHDMVREYTVQHRLKPAFSYVPEMIALCTDENVIGSQFYVMERVPGVIPRANLPEGYMLSRDDAGELASVFVDRFVDLHRVDPDEVGLSELGRGDGYVARQLRGWTDRYRNALTPGAPDFGAITSWLERLQPPDVDSCVIHNDFRFDNLVLDESLTKVRAVLDWEMSTVGDPLMDVACALAYWVQADDPPGMLALRKQPTHLPGMPTRADVFEYYCLRMDLSPDAWPFYEVFGTFRLAVILQQIYYRYHLGQTSNPDFAGFGATVEYLHGRCHEILSHA
- a CDS encoding DUF4185 domain-containing protein, with protein sequence MALSRRAFLSTSTGLGLGAALGTTALPQGMLPSAGAAAVYKQTITGVGKDPDRRWRVVGTDLGIPYVLENGSIGYLFGDTFSSALPGGPDWRSPVMLRSASQPGSPGGIVFDNAAGVAGDGLAPEIMYNGHKTDDGAGTPEFTVIPNDGISFPETGDQIISYMSIREWYDQGVPRWRTNYAGIAHSTDSGNHFTRTPYVWWNNDANNDPFQMWTMQRGDDGYVYIFSVAPGRQVGPMMLRRVPWDAMFDQGAYQGWGYANGKWDWNNPCTPILEGSMGEPSVRKLQDGTWAMSYLREGDTAIVTRTAEGPDKPWSPEVVQVTFAQEPYLYGGFIHPWSNSGPGNLHLMVSKWTTEAYHVSQFVGML
- the glgA gene encoding glycogen synthase gives rise to the protein MRVDILSREYPPEVYGGAGVHVAELAAAFRARDDVDLRVRCFGDSRDEEGTTGYLTPVELADASAAIRTLATDLTMIDDCAGADVVHSHTWYANHAGHLGSLLHGVPHVVTAHSLEPLRPWKAEQLGGGYAISSWVERQAYENAARVIAVSDAMRADVLRCYPSIDPDAVAVVRNGIDTDDWAPHPDRARVRALGADPDLPSIVYVGRVTRQKGLPHLLRAARLLPRDTQLVLCAGAADTREVEREVEALVAELRATHDRIVWIPQLLARHDVVAMLSAATVFVCPSVYEPLGIVNLEAMACETAVVATATGGIPEVVADGETGWLVPIEQLDDGTGAPVDPTAFERDLAAVLADALSDPERATAYGKAGRRRAYELFSWEAVAEQTLDVYRGVLSA